A single window of Hymenobacter sp. APR13 DNA harbors:
- a CDS encoding DUF779 domain-containing protein: MSSQTQTPRVLVTPAAEATIDLLRDEHGPLMFHQSGGCCDGSSPMCFAKGEFRIGGNDVWLGQIHGCDFFMSTSQFEYWQHTQLTVDVTKGRGASFSLEIPLGVRFLIRSRLFTEEESKNMSPVLQGEEYLESQQA, from the coding sequence ATGTCGTCCCAGACCCAAACTCCCCGCGTCCTCGTGACGCCCGCTGCCGAAGCCACCATCGATTTGCTGCGCGACGAGCACGGCCCGCTGATGTTCCACCAGAGCGGCGGCTGCTGCGACGGCTCGTCGCCGATGTGCTTTGCCAAGGGCGAGTTCCGCATCGGCGGCAACGACGTGTGGCTGGGCCAAATCCACGGCTGCGACTTTTTCATGAGCACCAGCCAGTTTGAGTACTGGCAGCACACCCAACTCACCGTAGATGTCACAAAAGGTCGCGGGGCCAGCTTCTCGCTGGAGATTCCGCTCGGCGTCCGGTTCCTGATTCGGTCCCGGCTGTTCACCGAAGAAGAGTCGAAGAATATGTCGCCGGTGCTGCAAGGCGAAGAATACCTGGAAAGCCAGCAGGCGTAG
- a CDS encoding aldehyde dehydrogenase family protein, whose translation METLERTTTLIERPKFKSHYDNFIGGKWVAPVNGQYFENPSPIDGKAFCKVARSTKEDIELALDAAHEAFKSWSKASATTRSNVLLKIADIMEANLAHLAAVETVENGKAIRETMAADLPLCIDHFRYFAGVIRAEEGSATELNETTLSLVIQEPLGVVGQIIPWNFPLLMATWKLAPALAAGCCVVMKPAEQTPASIMVLMELIQDVIPAGVVNVVNGFGLEAGKPLASNKRVQKVSFTGETTTGRLILQYAAENIIPVTMELGGKSPNIFCKSVMDADDDFLDKCLEGAAMFALNQGEICTCPSRLLIHEDIYDEFMPRLIERVKAIKLGHPLDPETMMGAQASNDQYEKILSYLEIGKAEGAEVLTGGEAHRDHAHDELHDGYYIQPTIFRGHNKMRIFQEEIFGPVLSVTTFKDNDEAIELANDTLYGLGAGLWSRDAHELYQMPRAIQAGRVWVNCYHDYPAGAPFGGYKASGFGRENHKMMLSHYRQTKNMLISYSQQKLGFF comes from the coding sequence ATGGAAACCCTGGAAAGAACCACCACGCTTATCGAGCGCCCCAAGTTCAAATCCCACTACGACAACTTCATTGGCGGCAAGTGGGTCGCGCCGGTGAACGGGCAGTATTTCGAGAATCCCTCGCCCATCGATGGTAAGGCATTCTGCAAGGTAGCCCGCAGCACCAAAGAGGACATCGAGCTGGCCCTCGACGCTGCTCACGAGGCGTTCAAGAGCTGGAGCAAGGCCTCGGCCACCACGCGCAGCAACGTGCTGCTCAAGATTGCCGACATCATGGAGGCCAACCTGGCCCACCTGGCCGCCGTGGAAACCGTGGAAAACGGCAAAGCCATCCGCGAAACCATGGCCGCCGACCTGCCGCTGTGCATCGACCACTTCCGCTACTTCGCCGGCGTGATTCGGGCCGAGGAAGGCTCCGCCACGGAGCTCAACGAAACCACCCTGTCCTTGGTGATTCAGGAGCCGCTGGGCGTGGTGGGCCAGATTATTCCCTGGAACTTCCCGCTGCTGATGGCCACCTGGAAGCTGGCCCCGGCGCTGGCGGCCGGCTGCTGCGTGGTGATGAAGCCCGCCGAGCAGACGCCTGCCAGCATCATGGTGCTGATGGAGCTGATTCAGGACGTTATTCCGGCCGGTGTGGTGAACGTGGTGAACGGCTTCGGGCTGGAAGCCGGCAAGCCGCTGGCCTCCAACAAGCGCGTGCAGAAGGTGTCGTTCACGGGTGAAACCACCACGGGCCGCCTGATTCTGCAATACGCCGCCGAAAACATCATCCCCGTGACCATGGAGCTGGGCGGCAAGTCGCCGAACATCTTCTGCAAATCGGTGATGGATGCCGACGACGATTTCCTCGACAAGTGCCTGGAGGGCGCAGCCATGTTTGCCCTGAACCAGGGCGAAATCTGCACCTGCCCTTCGCGCCTGCTCATCCACGAGGACATCTACGACGAGTTTATGCCCCGCCTGATTGAGCGCGTGAAAGCCATCAAGCTTGGCCACCCGCTCGACCCCGAAACCATGATGGGCGCGCAGGCCAGTAACGACCAGTACGAGAAAATCCTGAGCTACCTGGAAATCGGGAAGGCCGAAGGCGCCGAGGTGCTGACCGGCGGCGAGGCGCACCGCGACCATGCCCACGACGAGCTGCACGACGGCTACTACATCCAGCCCACCATCTTCCGCGGCCACAATAAAATGCGGATTTTCCAGGAGGAAATATTCGGCCCGGTGCTGTCCGTGACGACGTTCAAGGACAACGATGAAGCCATTGAGCTGGCCAACGACACGCTCTACGGCCTCGGCGCCGGCCTCTGGAGCCGCGACGCGCACGAGCTGTACCAGATGCCCCGCGCCATTCAGGCCGGCCGCGTGTGGGTGAACTGCTACCACGACTATCCTGCCGGCGCCCCGTTCGGCGGCTATAAGGCCTCCGGCTTCGGCCGCGAAAACCACAAGATGATGCTGAGCCATTACCGGCAGACCAAGAACATGCTGATTTCCTACAGCCAGCAGAAACTGGGCTTCTTCTAG
- a CDS encoding AraC family transcriptional regulator gives MPHHLPAPIALRQPEQLTTLVENRTVYSLEAFELNVFETHRTAHQVPLSMGHVVLTTMLQGKKVMHLAGRPAFEYLPGESVIVGENETMVIDFPEADEQRPTQCLAVAIPIETIRQTVDLLNEDQPRAEAHLPWQLDTTEHAHFHNTPELTSTLERLVQLSRDTGRVKDVLANFTIQEMLVRLMQTQARQLLFHNYQQHATSHRFAAVVQYIKQHLTEQITVEKLSELACMSKATFFRVFKRELGLTPVEFIIQERLSEAKRLLRNPLSTVADVCFRAGFNNTAYFQKLFKQYEGITPGVYKRQCAA, from the coding sequence ATGCCGCACCACCTGCCCGCTCCCATCGCCCTGCGCCAGCCCGAACAGCTCACCACGCTGGTAGAAAACCGGACGGTGTACTCGTTGGAGGCCTTCGAGCTGAACGTGTTTGAGACGCACCGCACCGCCCACCAGGTACCGCTGAGCATGGGCCACGTGGTGCTGACCACCATGCTGCAGGGCAAAAAGGTGATGCACCTGGCCGGCCGGCCGGCCTTCGAGTACCTGCCCGGCGAGTCGGTGATTGTGGGTGAAAACGAAACGATGGTGATTGACTTTCCGGAAGCCGACGAGCAGCGGCCCACGCAGTGCCTGGCCGTAGCCATTCCCATCGAAACCATCCGCCAGACCGTAGACCTGCTCAACGAAGACCAGCCCCGCGCCGAAGCCCACCTGCCCTGGCAGCTGGACACCACCGAGCACGCCCACTTCCACAACACGCCCGAGCTGACCAGCACCCTGGAGCGCCTCGTGCAGCTTTCCCGCGACACCGGCCGCGTGAAGGATGTGCTGGCCAACTTCACGATTCAGGAGATGCTGGTGCGCCTGATGCAGACCCAGGCCCGGCAGCTGCTGTTCCACAACTACCAGCAGCACGCCACCTCGCACCGCTTCGCTGCGGTGGTGCAGTACATCAAGCAGCACCTCACCGAGCAGATTACGGTGGAAAAACTCTCGGAGCTGGCCTGCATGAGCAAGGCCACGTTCTTCCGGGTGTTCAAGCGCGAGCTGGGCCTCACGCCTGTGGAGTTCATCATTCAGGAGCGCCTTTCCGAAGCCAAGCGCCTGCTGCGCAACCCGCTCAGCACCGTCGCCGACGTATGTTTCCGGGCGGGCTTCAACAACACGGCCTACTTCCAGAAGCTGTTCAAGCAGTACGAAGGCATCACGCCCGGCGTGTATAAGCGCCAGTGCGCGGCGTAG
- a CDS encoding MFS transporter — MRESVQAGAITAPAPPPLAPGLVWLMAVTCGLVVANIYYNQPLLAEIGRTFGLRESQVSLVATVTQVGYTLGLLFVVPLGDKRERKQLILGLLLCAAVCLAAAAYAPTFGLLAAASLFIGLFSAVPQLLIPMAASLASDADRGKVVGRVMSGLLIGILVSRTISGYVGLHFGWRTMFWVGAAIMVLLTGILARMLPRNQPTFQGSYGSLLRSLGTLAGTLPVLRRSALVGACMFGGFSAFWTALVFFLESDAYHYHSDVAGLFGLIGASGALAASFAGKSADTKGPDYALNLGILLFLGAYLLLGFGGTYLVGLVVAVVVLDVGQQMTHISNQTRIFMLLPEARSRLNTVYMTGCFIGASAGSFLGGLAWDHFQWPGVCAVGLAFGAVAYLTNRFYGRGATA, encoded by the coding sequence ATGAGAGAATCTGTGCAGGCCGGCGCCATTACTGCGCCGGCTCCTCCGCCGCTGGCCCCCGGCCTGGTCTGGCTGATGGCGGTTACCTGCGGCCTGGTGGTCGCCAATATCTACTACAACCAGCCGCTGCTGGCCGAAATCGGGCGCACCTTCGGGCTGCGCGAAAGCCAAGTGAGCTTGGTGGCCACGGTCACGCAGGTGGGCTACACGCTGGGGCTGCTGTTTGTGGTGCCGCTCGGCGACAAGCGCGAGCGGAAACAACTGATTCTGGGGCTGCTGCTGTGCGCGGCCGTGTGCCTGGCCGCGGCGGCCTACGCGCCTACTTTCGGCTTACTGGCAGCGGCCAGCCTGTTTATCGGGCTGTTTTCGGCGGTGCCGCAGCTGCTGATTCCAATGGCCGCCTCCCTGGCCTCCGACGCCGACCGGGGTAAGGTGGTAGGCCGCGTGATGAGCGGGCTGCTGATTGGTATTCTGGTGTCGCGCACGATTAGCGGCTACGTGGGGCTGCACTTCGGGTGGCGCACGATGTTCTGGGTGGGCGCGGCCATTATGGTGCTGCTCACGGGCATTCTGGCCCGGATGCTGCCGCGCAACCAGCCTACGTTTCAGGGCAGCTACGGCAGTCTGCTCCGCTCGTTGGGCACGCTGGCCGGCACGCTGCCGGTGCTGCGCCGCTCGGCGCTGGTGGGCGCCTGCATGTTCGGCGGCTTCAGCGCCTTCTGGACCGCGCTGGTGTTCTTCCTGGAAAGCGACGCCTACCACTACCACAGCGACGTGGCCGGCCTGTTCGGCCTCATCGGGGCCAGCGGCGCGCTGGCAGCGTCCTTCGCCGGCAAATCAGCCGACACCAAAGGACCGGACTACGCGCTGAACCTCGGGATTCTGCTGTTTCTGGGGGCGTACCTGCTGCTGGGCTTCGGCGGCACCTATCTGGTGGGGCTGGTGGTGGCCGTCGTTGTTCTGGATGTGGGCCAGCAGATGACGCACATTTCCAACCAGACCCGCATCTTCATGCTGCTGCCCGAAGCCCGCAGCCGCCTCAACACCGTCTACATGACCGGCTGCTTCATTGGCGCGTCTGCCGGTTCCTTCCTGGGCGGCCTCGCCTGGGACCATTTCCAGTGGCCCGGCGTGTGCGCCGTGGGGCTGGCGTTTGGCGCGGTAGCGTACCTGACGAATCGGTTTTACGGGCGAGGCGCTACGGCTTAG
- the rfbD gene encoding dTDP-4-dehydrorhamnose reductase — protein sequence MGSTTLVFGGAGQLGQCLQHVAKERNLSGLVFLPEEQANILNTETLRAVFAAHQPAYVINCAAYTAVDKAEDEVDLARKVNRDGAENLARLCGEFNTTLLHISTDFVFAGTGNQPLTETDETAPISVYGLTKLEGEQVIPEHTERYFILRTSWLYSEYANNFVKTMLRFGKERDEMRVIWDQLSTPTYAIDLAGVLLHIIQTGSNAYGLYHYSNEGVTSWYDFAVAIFELGGLPTRTVPIRTTEYPTKATRPAFSVMDKTKVKTALGVAIPHWRESLQVCMGRL from the coding sequence ATGGGTTCAACTACTCTCGTTTTCGGTGGCGCCGGCCAGCTGGGCCAATGCCTGCAGCACGTTGCCAAGGAGCGCAACCTGTCCGGCCTCGTTTTCCTGCCCGAAGAGCAGGCCAACATCCTCAACACCGAAACGCTGCGGGCCGTTTTTGCCGCGCACCAGCCGGCTTACGTCATCAACTGCGCTGCCTACACGGCCGTGGATAAGGCCGAAGACGAAGTGGACCTGGCCCGCAAAGTGAACCGCGACGGCGCCGAAAACCTGGCCCGCCTCTGTGGTGAGTTCAACACCACGCTGCTGCACATCAGCACCGATTTCGTATTTGCCGGCACCGGCAACCAGCCCCTCACAGAAACCGACGAAACCGCGCCCATCAGCGTCTACGGCCTCACCAAGCTGGAAGGCGAGCAGGTGATTCCGGAGCACACCGAGCGGTACTTCATCCTGCGCACCAGTTGGCTGTACTCGGAGTACGCCAACAACTTCGTGAAAACCATGCTGCGTTTCGGCAAGGAGCGCGACGAGATGCGCGTCATCTGGGACCAGCTGAGCACGCCCACCTACGCCATCGATTTGGCCGGCGTGCTGCTGCACATCATCCAGACCGGCAGCAACGCCTACGGCCTCTACCACTACAGCAACGAGGGCGTCACGTCGTGGTACGACTTTGCGGTGGCCATCTTCGAGCTGGGCGGCCTGCCCACCCGCACCGTGCCCATCCGCACCACCGAGTATCCCACCAAAGCCACCCGCCCCGCCTTCTCCGTGATGGACAAGACCAAAGTGAAAACCGCGCTGGGCGTGGCTATTCCGCATTGGCGGGAGAGTCTGCAGGTGTGCATGGGGCGGCTGTAG
- a CDS encoding TIGR03915 family putative DNA repair protein, which translates to MSHSLSPLNQPRNTAVSPAAGRRLGAPQLTNPALDYTYDGSFEGLLSVLFQIYDRKAAPNSIQLVGAVQGGLFVQPVEVDTNETAAARVWDGLLRYMDKDARTRLFHVFLSEQPDRELLVFRYADLAMRAGRDISEHYADDNVRRVQRLAQQMYREKHRMEAFVRFEKTQDGLFHATIDPDFDVLPLIAPHFTKRYADQRWLIFDKRRRYGLYYDLTRTDVVEFESAAPQRSTSVSATVLDEREPLFKLLWQSYFDHVNIPERKNMKLHRRHMPLRYWRYLSEKQPREQPFRPIQNKRPVQPGGPALGAAPAAGE; encoded by the coding sequence ATGAGTCATTCCCTGTCGCCTCTCAACCAGCCGCGTAATACGGCCGTCAGCCCGGCTGCCGGCCGCCGCCTGGGTGCGCCCCAGCTCACTAACCCGGCCCTGGACTACACCTACGACGGCTCGTTTGAGGGCTTACTGTCGGTGCTATTCCAGATCTACGACCGGAAGGCGGCGCCCAATTCCATTCAGTTGGTGGGGGCGGTGCAGGGCGGCCTGTTCGTGCAGCCCGTGGAAGTGGACACCAACGAAACGGCCGCCGCCCGCGTCTGGGACGGACTGCTGCGCTACATGGACAAGGACGCCCGCACGCGCCTGTTTCACGTGTTTCTGAGCGAGCAACCTGACCGGGAGCTGCTGGTTTTCCGCTACGCCGACCTGGCCATGCGCGCCGGCCGCGACATCTCCGAGCACTACGCCGACGACAACGTGCGCCGCGTGCAGCGCCTGGCCCAGCAGATGTACCGCGAGAAGCACCGCATGGAAGCCTTCGTGCGCTTCGAGAAAACCCAGGACGGCCTGTTTCACGCCACCATCGACCCCGATTTCGACGTGCTGCCGCTGATAGCACCGCACTTCACCAAGCGCTACGCCGACCAGCGCTGGCTGATTTTCGACAAGCGCCGCCGCTACGGCCTCTACTACGACCTCACCCGCACCGACGTGGTGGAGTTTGAAAGTGCCGCGCCGCAGCGCAGCACCAGCGTGTCGGCCACGGTGCTGGATGAGCGGGAGCCGCTGTTCAAGCTGCTCTGGCAGTCGTATTTCGACCACGTGAACATCCCGGAGCGCAAGAATATGAAGCTGCACCGCCGCCACATGCCGCTACGCTACTGGCGCTACCTCAGCGAAAAGCAGCCCCGCGAGCAGCCCTTCCGGCCCATCCAGAACAAGCGCCCGGTGCAGCCCGGCGGCCCGGCGCTGGGCGCGGCCCCGGCCGCAGGCGAGTAG
- a CDS encoding putative DNA modification/repair radical SAM protein, with the protein MNEQRIQEKLSILADAAKYDVSCSSSGGKRKNVDKGLGNAEGMGICHSYTEDGRCVSLLKILLTNHCIFDCAYCVSRKSNNVKRAAFTVDEVVDLTMNFYRRNYIEGLFLSSGIFSSPDYTMERLVRIIKKLRTEHRFNGYIHVKAIPGASEELIQEAGLYADRLSVNIELPSEMALQNLAPEKNYEEILTPMAQIRDGITQNKEEKALFKKVPQFATAGQSTQLIVGASEENDLQIINLSDSLYKGYGLKRVYYSGYIPVTDDARLPQVTQPPLIREHRLYQSDWLMRFYGFQADEILDPAHPFLDLEVDPKLAWALRNRHVFPVDINSADFEMILRIPGVGARSAKRIVAARHFGPLSLDHLHKFGVVLKRAKFFLTCRGQALSTRDYDEQTIRRQILFGAGSVRSALVTQQLDLFAQAS; encoded by the coding sequence ATGAACGAACAGCGTATCCAGGAAAAGCTAAGCATATTGGCAGATGCCGCCAAGTATGATGTGTCGTGCTCCAGCAGCGGCGGCAAGCGCAAAAACGTGGACAAAGGCCTGGGCAACGCGGAGGGAATGGGCATCTGCCACAGCTACACCGAAGACGGCCGCTGCGTGAGTCTTCTGAAGATTCTGCTCACCAACCACTGCATCTTCGACTGCGCCTACTGCGTGTCCAGAAAGAGCAACAACGTGAAGCGCGCCGCTTTCACCGTCGACGAAGTCGTGGACCTGACCATGAACTTCTACCGCCGCAACTACATCGAGGGCCTGTTTTTGAGCAGCGGCATCTTCTCCTCGCCCGACTACACCATGGAGCGCCTCGTGCGCATCATCAAGAAGCTGCGCACCGAGCACCGCTTCAACGGCTACATCCACGTGAAAGCCATTCCGGGCGCTTCGGAGGAGCTGATCCAGGAGGCCGGCCTGTACGCCGACCGCCTGAGCGTGAACATCGAGCTGCCCTCGGAAATGGCCCTGCAGAACCTGGCGCCCGAGAAAAACTACGAGGAAATCCTGACGCCGATGGCCCAGATCCGGGACGGCATCACCCAGAACAAGGAGGAAAAGGCGCTTTTCAAGAAAGTGCCGCAGTTTGCCACCGCCGGCCAGAGCACCCAGCTCATCGTGGGCGCTTCCGAGGAAAACGACCTGCAGATCATCAACCTGAGTGACTCGCTCTACAAAGGCTACGGCCTGAAGCGCGTGTACTACTCCGGCTACATCCCCGTGACGGACGACGCCCGCCTGCCCCAGGTGACGCAGCCCCCCCTCATCCGGGAGCACCGCCTCTACCAGTCCGACTGGCTGATGCGCTTCTACGGCTTCCAGGCCGACGAAATCCTGGACCCGGCGCACCCCTTCCTCGACCTGGAGGTGGACCCCAAGCTGGCCTGGGCTTTGCGCAACCGCCACGTTTTCCCGGTGGATATCAACTCGGCCGATTTCGAGATGATTCTGCGCATTCCCGGCGTGGGCGCACGTTCGGCCAAGCGCATTGTGGCCGCCCGGCACTTCGGCCCGCTCAGCCTCGACCACCTGCACAAGTTCGGCGTGGTGCTCAAGCGCGCCAAGTTCTTCCTGACCTGCCGCGGCCAGGCCCTTTCCACCCGTGACTACGACGAGCAGACCATCCGCCGCCAGATCCTGTTCGGGGCCGGCTCGGTCCGCTCCGCCCTCGTCACCCAGCAACTCGACCTCTTTGCCCAGGCTTCTTAA
- a CDS encoding DUF6252 family protein, which translates to MKPSLLILFIGILITACKKEEVDALPEATRTGQNTGGCLIDGKAFVAKGWPSGGLLGPRAIPPLTGGFAFDSVYYVELNGQHNGQNVSILLFLRKPVVGNHLLNQNTQYYPQGSPRYILDHATYSTSNNTGEVYVTDARHTGQVQLTYMNEPISAGTFEFTAASTFDRTRTVTITNGRFDRKQ; encoded by the coding sequence ATGAAGCCATCATTACTCATTCTCTTTATTGGCATTTTGATTACCGCCTGCAAGAAGGAGGAAGTAGATGCGCTGCCGGAAGCCACACGTACGGGCCAGAACACAGGCGGCTGCCTCATCGATGGCAAAGCCTTCGTGGCTAAAGGCTGGCCCAGTGGCGGCCTGCTCGGCCCCAGGGCCATTCCGCCATTAACCGGCGGCTTTGCCTTCGACAGCGTGTACTACGTTGAACTGAATGGGCAGCATAACGGTCAGAATGTGAGCATCCTTTTATTTCTTCGCAAGCCCGTTGTGGGAAACCACTTGCTGAACCAAAACACGCAATACTATCCGCAGGGAAGCCCTCGATATATTCTTGACCACGCAACCTATTCTACCAGCAACAATACAGGCGAAGTGTATGTGACGGACGCGCGGCACACCGGGCAGGTGCAATTGACCTACATGAACGAACCTATTTCTGCTGGCACGTTCGAGTTTACGGCAGCCAGCACCTTCGACCGCACCAGGACAGTCACAATCACCAACGGCCGCTTCGACCGTAAGCAGTAA
- a CDS encoding S1 RNA-binding domain-containing protein, with protein MLALGDYNDLEVARAVDFGLYLSSDDGDLLIPRKYVPEGTEIGDVLRVFVYRDSEDRLIATTLEPLATVGQFAALTVRDVTPNGAFLEWGLEKDLFLPYRNQRHDLRVGQRETVFVYLDETTDRIVASAKWEWFLSDQPYPGKVGDTAELFVAAETDMGFKVIVDGTHQGLLYHNEVFKPLRLGDVHTGYVRTIRPDGKLDLSLQRLGYDEALAAADTLLEALRKAPAGLLPLGDKSEPDDIYRRLGMSKKVFKKALGTLYKRGQVQLQPESTQLRPGK; from the coding sequence ATGCTCGCGCTCGGTGATTACAACGACCTGGAAGTGGCCCGCGCCGTCGACTTCGGCCTCTACCTTTCTTCCGACGACGGCGACCTGCTCATCCCGCGCAAATACGTGCCCGAAGGCACCGAAATTGGCGACGTGCTGCGCGTGTTCGTCTACCGCGACTCCGAGGACCGGCTGATTGCCACCACGCTGGAGCCGCTGGCCACCGTAGGCCAGTTTGCAGCCCTCACCGTGCGCGACGTGACGCCCAACGGCGCTTTCCTGGAATGGGGCCTGGAAAAAGACCTGTTCCTGCCCTACCGCAACCAGCGCCACGACCTGCGCGTCGGCCAGCGCGAAACCGTGTTCGTTTACCTCGACGAAACCACCGACCGGATTGTGGCCTCGGCCAAATGGGAGTGGTTCCTCAGCGACCAGCCCTACCCCGGCAAAGTCGGCGACACGGCCGAGCTGTTTGTGGCCGCCGAAACCGATATGGGCTTCAAGGTGATTGTGGATGGCACCCACCAGGGCCTGCTTTACCACAACGAGGTGTTCAAGCCCCTGCGCCTCGGCGACGTGCACACCGGCTACGTGCGCACCATCCGCCCCGATGGCAAGCTCGACCTCAGCCTGCAGCGCCTCGGCTACGACGAAGCCCTGGCCGCCGCCGACACCCTGCTGGAAGCCCTGCGCAAAGCCCCCGCCGGCCTGCTCCCGCTCGGCGACAAAAGTGAGCCCGACGACATCTACCGCCGCCTGGGCATGAGCAAGAAAGTATTCAAAAAGGCTCTGGGCACGCTCTACAAGCGCGGCCAAGTGCAGCTCCAGCCCGAAAGCACCCAGCTGCGGCCCGGCAAATAG
- a CDS encoding NAD-dependent epimerase/dehydratase family protein gives MQKTALIAGASGLIGSQLLPLLLASDRYAKVIAVGRRPLPIVHPKLEQRLLDFDHLEEHRFALIADDVYCCLGTTMRQAGSKKAFYTVDYLYVVKLAALTAGNFAAQLLVVSAMGADEKSRVYYNRVKGEMEQAVRQTPFRAVHLFRPSLLLGERSEQRTGERLGAVLLRVLRPVLRGPLRRYRAIDAATVARAMLRAAEQNGTGIQVHPSDAIEALGRAAG, from the coding sequence ATGCAGAAAACCGCCCTTATTGCCGGAGCCAGCGGCCTGATCGGCAGCCAGCTGCTGCCGCTGCTGCTAGCCTCCGACCGCTACGCCAAAGTCATTGCGGTGGGGCGGCGGCCGCTGCCCATCGTGCACCCCAAGCTGGAGCAGCGCCTCCTCGATTTCGACCACCTGGAAGAGCACCGCTTCGCGTTGATTGCCGACGACGTGTATTGCTGCCTGGGCACCACCATGCGCCAGGCCGGCTCCAAAAAGGCGTTTTATACCGTCGATTATCTGTATGTGGTGAAGCTGGCGGCCCTCACGGCCGGCAACTTCGCCGCCCAGCTGCTGGTGGTGTCGGCCATGGGCGCCGATGAGAAGTCGCGGGTGTACTACAACCGCGTGAAGGGCGAAATGGAGCAGGCTGTGCGCCAAACGCCGTTTCGGGCAGTGCACCTGTTCCGCCCCTCGCTGCTGCTGGGCGAGCGGAGCGAGCAGCGCACCGGCGAGCGGCTGGGGGCCGTGTTGCTGCGCGTGCTGCGGCCGGTGCTGCGCGGCCCGCTCCGCCGCTACCGGGCCATCGACGCCGCCACCGTGGCCCGCGCCATGCTGCGCGCCGCCGAGCAGAACGGCACCGGCATCCAGGTGCATCCCTCCGACGCCATCGAGGCGCTGGGCCGGGCCGCCGGGTAG
- a CDS encoding RNA polymerase sigma factor, giving the protein MTALPLSPDPSDETLLLAGCLAQDRTAQHQLYQRYKSAMFSCAMRILGNDREMAQDALQEGFVDVFRHLGTFRQQSTLGAWIKAIMVRRALRVLRREQRMEIYDDQRHPEPMVGWHDGLTGEALDKAISELPAGYRAVFCLVEVEGYQHREVAELLGVTEGTSKSQLYHAKKLLQVKLHHLYHA; this is encoded by the coding sequence GTGACTGCGCTGCCTCTCTCTCCCGACCCTTCTGACGAAACCTTGCTGCTGGCCGGCTGCCTGGCCCAGGACCGCACGGCCCAGCACCAGCTCTACCAGCGCTACAAGTCGGCTATGTTCTCGTGCGCGATGCGCATCCTCGGCAACGACCGGGAAATGGCCCAGGACGCGTTGCAGGAAGGCTTCGTGGACGTGTTCCGGCACCTGGGCACCTTCCGGCAGCAGTCGACGCTGGGCGCCTGGATCAAGGCCATCATGGTGCGCCGGGCGCTGCGAGTGCTGCGCCGGGAGCAGCGCATGGAAATCTACGACGACCAGCGCCACCCCGAGCCGATGGTGGGCTGGCACGACGGCCTCACCGGCGAGGCCTTGGACAAGGCCATTAGCGAGCTGCCGGCCGGCTACCGGGCTGTGTTTTGCTTGGTGGAAGTGGAAGGCTACCAGCACCGCGAAGTTGCCGAGTTACTGGGCGTCACGGAAGGAACCAGCAAGTCGCAGCTCTACCACGCCAAGAAGCTGCTGCAAGTGAAACTGCATCATTTATACCACGCATGA
- a CDS encoding OmpH family outer membrane protein has protein sequence MKNSLQLAINAVLVIAVAVLFYLHFSDKPSATAVRKAPVVVQTTDSTGATTETTVAAEDPAVALADTNKVAYVESGKLLDGYKGMQDARKAFEAKAKRWEAQNQTMVQSFQAAVQQYQKQGESMTPEQRAATEQKLGAQQQQVGLSQQKLQQQAQEEEAKMTQAVLERVNKQIEKYGKANGYRLILSGSLAYGRKDLDITQPVLKYLNQEYTAKK, from the coding sequence ATGAAAAACTCTCTTCAACTAGCCATCAATGCCGTCCTGGTTATTGCAGTGGCGGTGCTGTTCTACCTGCATTTCTCCGATAAGCCGTCTGCCACGGCAGTCCGCAAAGCGCCCGTAGTGGTGCAGACGACCGATTCGACGGGCGCAACCACCGAAACCACCGTGGCTGCCGAGGACCCCGCCGTGGCCCTCGCCGACACCAACAAAGTGGCCTACGTAGAATCGGGCAAGCTGCTCGACGGCTACAAAGGCATGCAGGATGCCCGCAAAGCCTTCGAGGCCAAAGCCAAGCGCTGGGAAGCTCAGAACCAGACCATGGTGCAGAGCTTTCAGGCGGCGGTGCAGCAATACCAGAAGCAGGGCGAGAGCATGACCCCGGAGCAGCGCGCCGCCACCGAGCAGAAGCTGGGCGCCCAGCAGCAGCAGGTTGGCCTTAGCCAGCAGAAGCTGCAGCAGCAGGCGCAGGAAGAAGAAGCCAAGATGACCCAGGCCGTGCTGGAGCGCGTCAATAAGCAGATTGAAAAATACGGCAAAGCCAACGGCTACCGCCTGATCCTGAGCGGCTCGCTGGCCTACGGCCGCAAAGACCTCGACATCACCCAGCCGGTGCTCAAATACCTCAACCAGGAGTATACGGCTAAGAAATAG